DNA sequence from the Cupriavidus sp. WKF15 genome:
GACACGGGCACCGCCAGGATCGGCACCAGCGTGGCGCGGAAGCTTTGCAGGAACAGGTACACCACCAGGATCACGAGGATCACGGCATCGCGCAGCGTGTGCACCACCTCATTGATTGACTCATGCACGAACTCCGTCGTGTCCAGCGCGATTTCATACTCCAGCCCGGGCGGGAAACTCTTCTTCAGCTCGGCCAGCGTGGCGCGCACCTGCTTGGCCACGTCCAGCGCGTTCGCGCCCGGCTGCTGGTAGACCGCCAGCAGCGTGGCGGTCTTGCCCTTGTAACGGCTGCGCAGCGAATAGTCTTTGGACCCCAGCTCGGCGCGGCCGATATCCTTGAGCCGCACGATCGCGGCTTCGCCGGACTGCGCGCGCAGGATCATGTTCTCGAACTCGGCGGGCTCGGTCATGCGGCCCTTGGTAGCGATCGGGAACGTCTGCTGCACCGGCCCGGCCGTGGGCGACTGCCCGATCCGCCCCGCGGAGAACTGCTGGTTCTGGTTGGCCACAGCGTTCTTCACGTCCTCGGTGGTGATCCCGAGCGACGCCATGCGGTCCGGCCTGAGCCAGATGCGCATCGCATAGTCCGGGACGCCGAAGATGGAGGACTGGTTGGCGCCCGGGATGCGCTTGATCGCGTCCAGCACATAGATGTTGGCGTAATTGCCGACAAAGACCTGGTCGTAGCTGTTATCCGGCGAATAGATGGCGATCACCATCATGAATGCCGACGAACGCTTCTGCACCGACACGCCCTGCGACGTGACCTCGTTCGGCAGCGTGGGCAGCGCCAGGTTGACGCGGTTCTGCACGTCGACCTGCGCGAGTTCCGGGTCCGTGCCGATCTCGAAGTACGTGGTCAGCGTCAGGTCACCGGTCGAGGAACTCGTCGAGTTCATGTACATCATCCGGTCCGCGCCGTTGACCTGCTGCTCGATCGGCGCGGCCACGTTCTGGGCGACCACTTCCGCGCTGGCGCCCGGATAACGGGTCGTGACGGTAATCGTCGGTGGTGTGATATCCGGAAACTGGGCAATCGGCAGCTTGGTCAGGGCCACCAGGCCGCCCACCGTGATGACGATGGAAATGACCGACGCAAAGATGGGCCGGTCGATACAAAAGTGGGCAAGTTTCATGACTTGCCCCCTGTCGTCGCTGCGGCACCCGACGCCGGAGCCGGAGCCGCAGGCGCTGCGCCGCTGGCTGCGGCAGGCGCGGCGCCTGGCTTGGCCTCCACGGCCTTGACGGGCGCGCCTGGCACCAACCGCAGCGTGCCGCTGACCGCCACGCGCTCACCCGCCTTCAGCCCCGAACGTACCACCCAGTTGGCGCCGGTCCACTCACCCACGTCCACCACCCGCTGCTGGGCCTTGTTGTCAGGCCCGATCACCCAGACTGTCTGGCCTCGCGGGGTCTGCACGACAGCTTCCTGCGGTACGGCGATGGCATTCGTGCGCATGGCGCCATGCACCTTGACCCGCACGAACTGGCCCGGGCGCAGCACGCCCTCCGGATTGGCCACCTCCGCGCGAATCAGGTAAGTACCCGTTTCCGCGTTGAACGACGCATCGGCAAAGGCAATCCGCCCGTGATTCGGGAACTCCGTGCCGTCCGCCAGCACAATGACGACATCGAACTTGTCCTGGTCAGGGTACTTGACCGCGCCGGACTCGCGATCCGTGCGCGTGCGCAGCACTTCATTCTCGGACAGGCTGAAGTTGACCCGCATCGGATCCAGCTTGGCCACGTAGGTCAGCAGGCTGTTGGCGGCATCGATATAGGAGCCGGGCTGGCGCTTGGCGAAGCTCGACAGCCCATTCACCGGGGAGGTGATGGTGGTATAGCCCAGGTTCAGCCTGGCGCTGATCACATTGGCCCGCGCCCCTTCGACGGCGGCCGCGGCCGCCTGCTCCTTGCCGATGGCATCATCGAGGTCACGCTGGCTCAGGGCATTGCGCTCGGCCAGCGGCCGCACGCGCTTCAGGTCGGCCCGTGCCGTG
Encoded proteins:
- a CDS encoding efflux RND transporter periplasmic adaptor subunit, with protein sequence MLNWRSAAGLLAVLLVAGCSKEKPAAVVPPPAEVGVVTVALRDVPLVYDFVGQTESSQQVEIRSRVNGFLDKRVYTEGAVVKAGQTMFVMDRKPFEATLQAAEAELAQQQARLTTARADLKRVRPLAERNALSQRDLDDAIGKEQAAAAAVEGARANVISARLNLGYTTITSPVNGLSSFAKRQPGSYIDAANSLLTYVAKLDPMRVNFSLSENEVLRTRTDRESGAVKYPDQDKFDVVIVLADGTEFPNHGRIAFADASFNAETGTYLIRAEVANPEGVLRPGQFVRVKVHGAMRTNAIAVPQEAVVQTPRGQTVWVIGPDNKAQQRVVDVGEWTGANWVVRSGLKAGERVAVSGTLRLVPGAPVKAVEAKPGAAPAAASGAAPAAPAPASGAAATTGGKS